A genomic segment from Daphnia pulex isolate KAP4 chromosome 5, ASM2113471v1 encodes:
- the LOC124193873 gene encoding protein unc-79 homolog isoform X1: MVMPNLHQNEIRFVLMAQTRDMRIWREAKPQRHGRRESVNARNNHRPVSSRVCYRATDNMATRAATFAAKVRNLHDYQLRLLNSSVSPPSGHDVANTLKYFSQTLLGILKDVPDFPLVMVYNRESNTKRMALFPSLDYKGLYTVLIQLLEVAPLIQTGVDVLGQALISTILCVMPFLEQDLIDNLPSLVASSIVHMPSSLHGYIVQVLCSFLLPLTMGTPPADGVFNVIEPSVPGIIMAVLQYTTNTAHHCQLMETLMSLKPDVAKDLLCIIAHGTLKARVPGAHLLFYYWPSLNPTLYDRRGVNTKFNGFALNGWKPVMCQRDECQSSGEAAEAIKLCLDHRVAVVQQSNNENGPLLVICATCADEIKRLEPPANLSSNGNQQQPQQQHFEPLVELLLPMLQVAATCDNTSCRSTDKTASVSCFSSSCTSYNDRRPIRYCAQCHSIRHNNRRGGDHIFHCNLTSAWEMSPEMQSYTVDAVVSLLKEAQPYSFERSSESNDRLTRAGLWLCGDLDTIYSFGLEERRLLSRYGVWLLTAVCRPVPEAAKSIIGRLIGALFHWFDTTAHVTDDQAGSVLEPLKSEMLREWIVEAQENQLDVLLDCLMPWPASYSRVGGSWDTGHCPKAVHIKEGFNRLFCLVPYEIITVDLWNDIVPRWLESMVTTVPSDEWIEFRIILSKLLDSSMSPLGFDAQQMFRFLAVRFRGTHLRVQQQTLNWLQLLSSLHIVVPIDLLVNIFQEGVNTSKLDTDNEIPNFDMEEIRPLSPVSNQSVSSSELPLSLPEKSLACHVLMLDILLEQLEVQEEPSNGGLTGAPLAQHCLTLLKDMIHVRQCMLHNCTSADCYMCSLLTSWYQLAQELIAFYSPLHAAVVSECFEELENCVEMAAAQSVQQQQQPSPGEQQTNKPEEAISTVYYQEQQQQVLQLGEVRTAKMETVSELDLAPILPSERVLRAVANAVTCTEMEVAGCKAQVAQPSMLTDVDPSDHMDHPDHQQPNQQYWVTTAGKFRFALDELPNHLQLIYGFLKELYHLIRPDTQRHLLRCVEILCLHCEVLSKSACREHPGFLFWVQENLTVAQLWNLLESQTSHVAQTCASLLLHCLTLPGGSDVFWKIMESDFHSRDWKTRFSSVERMMLVCQFLDDPTVKQSSILQSILTNAFCFLISSMDDINTAVANRATILLESLHDGSLKLLVWCMEQQFDSFISDRPLLLHSIMALHHHPWLTKRKIISWKFFFNRFDALYLEAQLSLQRAGELIEPRDLKSSHMSNESFNKKLQKAREAIKRYAPSRSSSPTQQQPRSLMRSLSLSTHRFNRRKSTPNHHPQHGVTKSYSRQSSSAQLKLMRSRGALGGDRMNNQQASQEEAYVALFMQRCSELDDYDGETHSLLLTTLMQFLAQPDLAQLSDDKFQSQIQNLVLRHLSLLLGYGPTERAFCLTPQKLRASAPFNAFLSALPQVLDRNLAIGANLLPMTLSLMIFCPAPPSKNNGPGGNSWLQCHGQAGVPITTHGSMSSVGFASGSAAAAASNNVNDRHNGTTPQRAYKPTYSLWYLETHPRRMWLQTVLVILYKYRYNQPNLAPLVQSIIRIVLNTLESQYHRCYRYGGIGATLSHGHPSTAQHQLHGVSSTATMRMRDQSQGSLEVETPIDPTDLKGRANVIGHGVGAVLGIAGLVWGSSTIQHQIQLQVATKSNVTLTSRRELTGSISSECDIDADVDGIELEVIPESPKSSRPDPDWDRDSLAEVEVLSEMSQQEPNSATAASEVSLAACVRQPSGVYEAHTIVSHRQVNAADAAAAAAAATATPTGVRTRQRKMGISMGTMGPEIPFLSTEQSNRQQQQPQIETPAPHPAPVNHAVHTPMKQSCLRVGDEVACHRCSKCNAPFEEFSEEELGLCIVIISTFVHREPALAATMLPEILRCNAKWAGSTTYTWQMGSNLYVPGEVGAIARQFLRCLLHQLTPNKVFIQLFQTQVPEEMKQSFFKTMASALTDFVELTPAAPLQLLLESLNEQKQLSPAQIAMMLPNVACYIECLPPLELSAQIWTPLFAQLEIFCTRLILVLPLLNGNPIHSNSLLRIMGSTNRVAALQLAPSRGSILDSFAKILLYIIQHWAGFDYKHLVELCHLAFRSFNKDREKYMLTRTLVDELVSVMKLKSSLPDSTLIILVHFTLQDAGGTLPPHCLLMDEMDCGANTVKLSGSDGSVGAGTTGAFDCIRPHFSDIMDFLADVHTLSKLKSNSRAMSPGPGLDEDTLGGTVKAGMAQLLALEVVRGNGKDNKCLQRYMPWLLNPPSSIQQGPREFLECVCHVRLLSWLLLGALQHTALVTHTHSNGPLSVSIGATSNPCLPLPIEVSCSLADHIQGILAGFAEQSKTSVLHMSSLYHAFLLCQLWTIYLEFMAGQLGNNSNAEQQATIFNVLVDFWSKITPSVLQLVAHSSVLTEMVNLHFLSLMEALSECKSSVLSLLLPLWTPVLQAQNSQTQLPVHLQVRLQACVEGYSLNTGTASSGGGVCEGLETHLEGWLLRWLQKLQFKMGQIEIQSSTASQFYNV; encoded by the exons ATGGTGATGCCAAACCTTCATCAG AATGAGATAAGATTTGTCCTGATGGCGCAGACGCGGGACATGCGCATTTGGCGGGAGGCAAAGCCACAGCGACACGGCCGTCGGGAGTCTGTGAACGCAAGGAACAATCATCGACCCGTTTCATCCCGTGTCTGTTATCGGGCGACCGACAACATGGCCACGAGAGCAGCGACAT TCGCTGCCAAGGTGAGAAATTTGCACGATTATCAACTTCGGCTGCTCAACAGCTCCGTTTCGCCGCCATCCGGTCACGATGTAGCCAATACGCTCAAATACTTCTCGCAGACGCTTCTCG GAATCTTGAAGGATGTGCCGGATTTCCCGCTCGTCATGGTGTACAACCGGGAGAGCAACACCAAACGCATGGCCCTATTCCCGAGCCTCGATTACAAGGGCCTCTACACCGTTTTGATCCAGCTGCTGGAAGTGGCTCCGCTCATTCAGACCGGAGTCGATG TGCTGGGCCAGGCGCTGATCAGCACGATCCTATGCGTCATGCCGTTCCTCGAACAGGATCTGATCGATAATCTGCCCAGTCTGGTTGCCTCGTCTATCGTTCACATGCCCAGCTCTCTTCACGGCTACATCGTTCAGGTCCTCTGCTCCTTCCTCCTGCCGCTCACCATGG GCACTCCGCCAGCAGACGGCGTATTCAACGTGATCGAGCCGTCCGTTCCCGGAATTATTATGGCCGTTCTCCAGTACACGACGAATACAG CTCACCACTGCCAATTGATGGAGACGCTCATGTCACTTAAACCGGATGTGGCTAAAGATTTACTCTGCATTATCGCTCACGGGACATTGAAGGCTCGCGTGCCCGGCGCCCACCTCTTATTTTACTATTGGCCGTCGTTAAATCCCACGCTGTACGATCGGCGCGGCGTCAACACGAAATTCAACG gATTCGCTCTCAATG GTTGGAAGCCAGTCATGTGTCAACGAGACGAGTGCCAAAGTAGCGGCGAAGCGGCCGAAGCTATCAAACTCTGTCTGGATCATCGGGTGGCCGTCGTCCAGCAGAGCAATAACGAGAACGGACCCCTCCTGGTGATTTGCGCGACTTGCGCTGATGAAATCAAACGCTTGGAACCGCCCGCTAACTTGTCCTCCAATGgcaatcaacaacaaccgcaacaacaacattttgagCCGCTTGTGGAACTCCTTTTGCCGATGCTCCAAGTTGCCGCTACGTGCGATAACACG AGTTGCCGTTCAACGGACAAGACGGCCAGCGTGTCGTGCTTCTCGTCCAGCTGCACCAGTTATAATGACAGACGGCCGATACGCTATTGCGCCCAGTGTCACTCGATCCGGCACAACAACCGGCGCGGAGGCGACCACATTTTCCACTGCAATCTGACATCGGCCTGGGAGATGTCGCCAGAGATGCAGAGTTACACGGTAGATGCCGTCGTCAGTCTCCTGAAAGAAGCCCAGCCGTACAGCTTCGAACGAAGTAGCGAGAGCAACGATCGACTCACTCGAGCTGGACTTTGGCTCTGTGGAGATTTGGATACGATTTACTCGTTCGGATTGGAAGAGAGAAGATTGCTCAGCCGCTACGGCGTCTGGCTTCTGACGGCCGTATGCCGGCCTGTGCCCGAAGCCGCCAAATCCATCATCGGAAGGTTAATAGGCGCTCTCTTTCACTGGTTCGACACTACGGCTCACGTCACCGATG ATCAAGCCGGAAGCGTACTGGAGCCACTCAAATCGGAAATGCTTCGGGAATGGATCGTCGAAGCGCAGGAAAACCAACTGGACGTTCTGCTCGACTGTTTGATGCCCTGGCCGGCTTCATACTCGAGAGTGGGAGGCAGTTGGGACACGGGTCATTGTCCGAAAGCCGTTCACATCAAGGAAGGATTCAACCGTCTCTTTTGTCTCGTTCCTTACGAAATCATCACCGTCGATTTGTGGAATGACATTGTGCCCCGGTGGCTGGAATCGATGGTCACCACTGTGCCATCCGATGAGTGGATAGAATTCCGAATTATTTTAAG CAAATTACTGGACTCGAGTATGAGCCCTTTGGGATTCGATGCCCAACAAATGTTTCGTTTCCTGGCTGTCCGCTTCCGTGGAACTCATCTGCGTGTTCAACAACAAACACTCAACTGGCTCCAGCTTCTCTCCTCGTTGCACATTGTTGTCCCCATCGATCTCCTGGTCAACATTTTCCAGGAGGGAGTCAACACGAGTAAACTGGATACCGACAACGAAATTCCAAATTTCG ATATGGAGGAAATTCGACCGTTATCTCCGGTATCGAATCAAAGTGTTTCGTCATCCGAGTTGCCTCTGAGTCTTCCGGAGAAGAGCCTGGCCTGTCACGTCCTAATGTTAGACATTTTACTGGAGCAACTGGAAGTCCAAGAGGAGCCTAGTAATGGAGGATTGACGGGAGCACCACTAGCTCAGCATTGCCTCACGCTTTTAAAAGATATGATTCACGTCCGGCAATGCATGCTGCATAATTGCACGTCGGCTGATTGCTACATGTGTAGTCTGTTGACATCGTGGTATCAGCTGGCGCAGGAGTTGATTGCTTTCTACTCGCCACTGCACGCGGCCGTCGTTAGTGAGTGTTTCGAAGAGCTCGAAAATTGCGTGGAGATGGCCGCTGCCCAGTcagtccagcaacaacagcaacccaGCCCTGGTGAACAGCAGACAAACAAACCGGAAGAGGCTATATCAACCGTTTATTatcaagaacaacaacaacaagtatTACAACTGGGTGAAGTCAGAACGGCCAAGATGGAGACCGTGTCCGAGTTAGATCTGGCACCGATCCTACCATCAGAAAGAGTCCTCAGAG cTGTGGCCAATGCTGTGACTTGCACTGAAATGGAAGTGGCCGGCTGCAAAGCCCAAGTAGCTCAGCCGAGCATGTTGACGGACGTGGATCCTTCAGACCACATGGATCATCCAGACCATCAACAGCCGAATCAACAATATTGGGTGACGACGGCCGGCAAATTTCGATTTGCGCTGGATGAATTGCCGAATCACCTCCAACTCATTTACGGATTCCTGAAAGAGCTCTACCACTTGATCCGACCGGACACTCAGCGACATCTACTCCGCTGCGTCGAAATCCTTTGTCTACACTGCGAGGTGCTCAGTAAATCCGCCTGTCGCGAGCATCCAGGCTTCCTGTTTTGGGTTCAAGAAAACCTCACCGTGGCCCAGCTCTGGAATCTCCTCGAGAGTCAAACATCGCACGTCGCCCAGACGTGTGCCTCTCTCTTGCTGCACTGTCTCACTCTTCCGGGTGGATCGGATGTCTTCTGGAAAATTATGGAATCGGATTTCCACTCGCGCGATTGGAAGACTCGCTTTTCATCCGTGGAGCGGATGATGTTGGTGTGCCAATTTCTGGACGATCCCACCGTCAAACAGAGTTCCATTTTACAGTCGATCCTGACCAACGCCTTTTGTTTCCTCATTTCATCAATGGACGATATCAACACGGCTGTAGCCAACCGGGCAACCATACTCCTCGAGAGCTTGCACGATGGATCGCTTAAACTGCTCGTTTGGTGTATGGAACAGCAGTTTGACAGTTTCATCAGCGACAGACCTCTGTTGTTGCACTCTATTATGGCCCTGCATCATCACCCTTGGCTGACCAAACGCAAGATCATTTcgtggaaattctttttcaatcgtTTCGACGCTCTGTATTTGGAAGCCCAGTTGAGCCTACAGCGGGCCGGGGAATTGATTGAACCGCGAGATCTCAAGTCCAGTCACATGTCAAACGAAAGCTTCAACAAGAAATTGCAGAAAGCTCGTGAGGCCATCAAGCGCTACGCTCCTAGCAGGTCTAGTTCGCCGACTCAACAGCAACCGAGGAGCTTGATGCGGTCGTTGAGCCTGTCAACTCATCGCTTCAATCGCCGAAAGTCTACACCCAATCATCACCCACAGCACGGAGTGACCAAGAGTTACAGCCGACAAAGTTCTTCAGCCCAGTTGAAGTTGATGCGATCCAGGGGCGCTCTCGGTGGCGACAGGATGAACAATCAACAAGCGTCTCAAGAAGAAGCCTACGTTGCTCTCTTCATGCAACGTTGCTCGGAACTGGACGACTACGATGGTGAAACCCACTCTTTACTGTTGACTACGCTGATGCAATTCCTGGCGCAGCCAGATCTCGCCCAGTTGAGCGACGATAAGTTCCAATCGCAAATTCAGAACCTGGTCCTTCGACATTTGAGTCTTTTGCTGGGCTACGGACCCACCGAAAGAGCTTTCTGTTTGACACCACAGAAACTCAGAGCATCGGCTCCTTTCAACGCCTTTCTCTCGGCTCTTCCGCAAGTTCTGGATCGTAATTTAGCTATCGGAGCCAATCTTCTGCCCATGACGTTATCTTTGATGATTTTCTGCCCCGCCCCGCCGTCAAAGAACAACGGTCCTGGAGGTAATTCGTGGTTACAATGTCATGGGCAAGCTGGTGTGCCCATCACAACTCACGGATCCATGAGTAGCGTTGGTTTCGCTTCCGGCtcagctgctgcagcagctTCGAATAA CGTCAACGATCGACACAACGGCACGACTCCACAAAGAGCCTACAAACCGACCTATTCCCTATGGTATTTGGAAACTCATCCTCGACGGATGTGGCTACAAACAGTGTTAGTAATCCTCTACAAG TATCGTTATAACCAACCGAATTTAGCTCCGTTAGTACAGAGCATCATCCGGATCGTTCTTAACACTCTGGAATCTCAATACCATCGCTGTTATCGCTACGGTGGTATTGGGGCCACTTTAAGTCACGGCCATCCATCGACAGCGCAGCATCAACTCCATGGGGTCTCTTCAACTGCAACTATGAGGATGAGAGACCAGAGTCAAGGCTCTTTGGAAGTAGAGACTCCCATTGATCCAACAGATCTAAAAG gAAGAGCAAATGTCATTGGACACGGTGTAGGAGCTGTTCTTGGCATAGCTGGATTGGTCTGGGGCTCCTCTACAATTCAACATCAAATTCAGCTACAAGTTGCAACG AAATCTAACGTCACATTGACGTCCCGACGTGAGTTGACTGGAAGTATCTCTAGTGAATGTGACATCGACGCTGACGTTGATGGCATAGAACTTGAAGTTATACCTGAGAGTCCCAAGAGTAGTCGGCCGGATCCTGATTGGGATCGAGATTCACTTGCTGAAGTCGAG GTTCTCTCAGAAATGTCACAGCAAGAACCGAATTCCGCCACTGCAGCGTCAGAAGTATCGCTGGCGGCCTGTGTCCGACAACCATCGGGTGTCTATGAAGCCCATACAATTGTGTCGCACCGTCAGGTCAATGCAGCGgacgccgctgccgccgccgcagcAGCCACAGCGACACCTACGGGAGTCAGAACTCGACAGAGAAAAATGGGCATCTCTATGGGAACCATGGGTCCCGAAATTCCGTTTCTATCCACCGAACAATCAAACcgtcagcaacaacagcctCAGATTGAAACCCCAGCACCTCATCCAGCCCCTGTCAATCACGCAGTACATACGCCCATGAAACAGAGCTGTCTTCGCGTCGGTGACGAAGTGGCGTGTCACCGTTGTTCCAAATGCAACGCACCATTTGAAGAATTCAGCGAAGAAGAACTCGGATTATGTATCGTCATTATATCGACGTTCGTTCATCGCGAGCCTGCTTTGGCTGCTACTATGCTACCAGAAATTCTCCGCTGTAACGCAAA GTGGGCGGGAAGTACGACATATACCTGGCAAATGGGTAGCAATTTGTACGTACCCGGTGAAGTTGGTGCGATTGCTCGCCAATTTCTCCGGTGCCTGTTGCATCAGCTCACACCAAACAAGGTCTTCATCCAATTATTCCAGACTCAAGTGCCTGAAGAGATGAAGCAGTCTTTCTTCAAGACGATGGCATCGGCGTTGACGGATTTCGTTGAACTGACTCCGGCGGCACCGCTCCAGTTGTTGCTCGAGTCACTGAATGAGCAAAAACAGTTGTCGCCAGCCCAGATCGCCATGATGTTGCCCAATGTGGCCTGCTATATCGAGTGTCTTCCGCCGCTCGAATTGAGTGCCCAGATTTGGACCCCTCTATTCGCTCAGCTGGAAATCTTCTGTACGCGACTCATTCTAGTCTTACCGCTGCTGAATGGCAATCCAATTCACAGCAATTCGCTTTTGAGAATTATGGGCAGCACAAACCGTGTGGCAGCACTTCAACTCGCCCCATCTCGTGGCAGCATACTTGATTCTTTCGCCAAGATCCTGCTCTACATCATTCAACATTGGGCTGGCTTTGATTACAAGCATCTCGTGGAACTCTGTCACCTGGCTTTCCGGTCCTTCAACAAG GATCGGGAGAAGTACATGTTGACAAGGACGCTCGTCGATGAACTAGTGTCGGTAATGAAACTAAAATCAAGTCTTCCAGATTCTACCTTGATCATTTTGGTGCATTTCACCTTGCAA GACGCTGGAGGAACTTTGCCACCCCATTGCCTGTTAATGGATGAAATGGATTGCGGTGCCAACACTGTCAAGTTATCCGGATCGGATGGATCTGTAGGCGCTGGCACCACGGGTGCATTTGACTGCATCCGTCCACACTTTAGCGATATTATGGACTTTTTGGCCGACGTTCATACGCTTAGCAAATTGAAGAGCAATAGCAGGGCTATGAGTCCTGGTCCCGGTTTGGATGAAGATACTCTTGGCGGAACGGTCAAAGCCGGAATGGCCCAACTCTTGGCGTTGGAAGTCGTTCGTGGAAATGGCAAGGATAACAAATGCCTTCAGCGTTACATGCCCTGGTTATTGAACCCGCCATCCTCCATCCAGCAAGG GCCGCGAGAGTTTCTGGAGTGCGTTTGTCATGTGAGATTGTTGTCTTGGCTCTTACTAGGGGCATTGCAACATACAGCTTTGGTTACTCACACACATTCTAATGGACCACTTTCCGTATCAA TAGGCGCTACATCTAATCCTTGTTTGCCGCTACCAATCGAAGTCTCGTGTTCGCTGGCCGATCACATTCAGGGTATATTAGCTGGTTTCGCGGAGCAGTCGAAGACGTCCGTACTTCACATGTCATCTCTCTATCATGCCTTCCTGCTCTGCCAA CTTTGGACGATTTACTTGGAGTTCATGGCTGGCCAGTTGGGTAATAATTCTAACGCAGAGCAGCAAGCTACCATTTTCAACGTTCTAGTAGATTTCTGGAGCAAAATTACTCCTTCCGTATTACAGTTGGTGGCACACTCATCAGTG CTGACTGAAATGGTCAATTTACATTTCTTGAGTCTGATGGAAGCGCTGTCAGAGTGCAAATCGTCTGTTTTATCCCTCTTGTTACCTCTTTGGACACCAGTTCTGCAGGCACAGAATTCTCAG ACGCAGCTACCTGTACATTTGCAGGTCCGATTACAGGCCTGTGTGGAGGGCTATTCCCTCAACACTGGTACGGCATCGAGTGGCGGTGGCGTATGCGAAGGACTGGAAACACATTTGGAAGGCTGGCTACTGCGATGGCTTCAGAAACTCCAATTCAAAATGGGCCAAATAGAAATTCAATCGTCCACTGCTAGTCAGTTTTATAATGTTTAG